One Pseudobutyrivibrio xylanivorans genomic window, TCACTGCCGCCATTATAGCTGAATGAAACATTCTTAACTGAAAGGGCTCCAAGCTGATGGGAACCACCAATAATTAGCTCTCCCTCAGCAAGCTTCTCCTGACATCTTTCGTCAGATTTCATCTCCATTATTTCCTGAACACGGATTGCAGATGGATAGGCCTTCAATAAAAGCACAATAAGATTAGCAAGTTTTATGAGTTCTATAAGTATCTGACCCATATAATTTACAAGAGCCACCACATCACCCTGAAGAATAAAACCTTCATCCACTCTTCTCATTGCAACATAAATCAGGCTTACAATACCGATATTTACAACCACATAGGTCACTGGATTAAGCAGTGCAGATACCCTTCCGGTACCGATTTGCATTCTCGCCAGTTCACCTGTTTTTTCATCAAATTCTGTCTTTTCGTTTTCAACCTGACAAAATGCTCTCAAGACTCTTGCACCTTCAAGGTTTTCTGAAGTTGCATGTAGCACTCTTTCAAGCTTTGCTGCAATGGTTTTATATCTTGGAAGAGTGTATTTCATGATTACATACACAATAATTGACAGCAATGCTACTACAATTATAAAAGTTAATGCAGATTTAATATCTACAATAAATGCCATAATTGTTGCACCAACAACGATAAAAGGAGAGCGCAAGAATAGCCTCAGCACCATATTTATTCCATTTTGTATCTGGTTAATATCGTTGGTGATTCGAGTGGTAAGCACCTCCTCACCAACCTTTTCTTTCATGCCATGAGACAGCGATAAAATCTTTGCAAATAAATCTCGTCTAATTTCAGCTGCAGAATAAACAGCCACATAGGCACTAAAAAACTGAGCTGTGATGGAAAACACAAGCCCAACCACCGCCAAGAACAACAAAACCCCACTCATCCTAATGATGTAGTGGGTATCTGAATTTCCGATTCCCTTGTTGATGATTGCTGCCATAACAAGGGGAACCAAAAGCTCAAATATCGCCTCTAACATTTTGAATAGTGGGGCTAATATTGCTCTGAATCTGTATTTCTTTACATATCCAATTATAAAACTCATAAATTAATCCTGGTCTGAGTCCTCAGCTGATTCCTCAGTGCTTTCAGTCTCTTCTGTAGTAGACTCAGTTTCCTCTGAAGCTTCTTCCTTCTCTACAGCCTTAAATAATGAATCAAACTTAACCTTTTCCCAAACCTTCTCATCAACAGTCCATGTGATAGCTTCCTTCCAAGAATCCATCAATGTGTTGAAAGCATCTGACTCAAGGGATTCCTTCTTGTTATCAGAAGCATCTGTATCGTGATCCTTATCAAGTCTGAGTACATAATAACCTGCACCATCAACCTGAATAACAGATGAAATCTCACCTTCCTTAAGTGCCTCAGCAGCATTGATAATGCTCATATCCATTGTGCTGTCTTCTGTCTCACCTTTGAGATATGAGTATGAAGATGTTGATAATCCAAGCTTCTCAACATCACCATCAAAGTCTTCTGATGTAGAAAGACTCTTTGCCTGTGCCTTGAGATTTGTAAGCTCCTCGTCTGTATATTCAACTAAGTTTCCATCATCATCCTTCTTGCCATTTGTATCAAATAGTACATATGTGAAAGAACGCATCCAACAATCATCATCTTTAATATCTGCACCGGCAGCTTCCTTTGCTGCAGCACTAACAAGTGAATAGTAGGTTCTATCCTCAAGGTACTGCTTTACAATCGCCTCTGTTGCACCCATCTGGTCAAGAGTTTCCTGTGAATTGTCTGTCATAAACTTAGCAGCTGCTTCCTCAATTGCCTTTGTCTGCTCGTCTGTGAGACTGATGCTGTAATCAGATGCGTGAGCCTTTGCTAAATAATACTCCTCAAGCTGATTAAGAACCTCATCCTTTGTCTCCTGCTCAAGTGTTGAGCCTGAACCAGTCATATCAGACTGCCACATTCCTTCTCCGTAATATGAAAGAAGATACTGGTCATACATGGACTGCTGATATCTTGCAGCAAAATTAGCATATCCAAGGCTAATTGTCTCAGAAGCATCTCCATTCTTAATTTTTACTAATGTCTCATTAGGATTCACTTTTCCGCAACCTGTAAATATAACTGCAGCTGAAAGTGCTGCAAGGCCTGCGGCTCTTAATTTTGCATTTTTCATTATTTATCTACTTCCTCCTGGGTAGCAACCCACCCCATATTTTTTCAAGCCTTTTAATTATAGTTAATTATTCGCTGTTATTCAACTTTGAGACTCTTCAAGTCTAAAAGAAAATCTTCTAAATACTCATAAACCTCATTAGGTTTTATCCTAGTATTAGCCTTAGTGTTAAAGACAAACGCAGGATTTTTAGGGTCCGCAGCAAAGGTAATATGTGGATTATTCCGCTCTAATAATGCTGGAATCTGTGCCACATCAATCTTTGCCTTCTCAAACATCACAATCCTGATGATATCACCCTTCTGCTCGATTGCCGAAACATAAGCATCATGTGCCTTAACCCTAAGCATTGCCACCCAAAGAAGATTCTGAACACATCGCTTAGGCTCACCAAATCTATCAACAAGCTCGTCAAGCATATCATCCCTTGCTTCCTCAGAATCAATAGCTGCAATTCGCTTGTAAATATCGATTCGCTGCTCCTCATTTGATACATAGGTATCAGGAAGATAAGCCTCTATATTGATATCCACAGAAGTATTGAAGGTATCTTCTTTTATTTCACCCTTCTCCTTCTTTACCGCCTCATTAAGCATCTTGCAGTATAGATCGTAGCCTACCGCAGTCATGTTTCCATGTTGCTCAACACCAAGCAGATTGCCCGCTCCTCGTATTTCCAAATCTCGCATAGCAATCTTAAAGCCGCTACCCAAATCAGTAAATTCCTTTATGGCAGCCAGGCGCTTCTCAGCCACCTCCTTAAGCATTTTATCCTGCTTATACATAAGAAAAGCATAGGCTGTTCTGTTGCTTCGGCCAACTCGTCCCCTCAGCTGATACAGCTGAGAAAGTCCCATGTTATCCGAATCATGGATGATAATAGTATTAACATTTGAAATGTCCAGTCCAATCTCTATGATAGTCGTCGCTACAAGAACATCGATTTCGTGATTGATGAATTGCATCATCACATCCTCAACCTTTGCCTCAGTCATTTGGCCATGAATATAGCCAACAGTTGATTTGGGAACCAACTTCTCAATCTCTGCCGCCATATCCTGAATACCACGCACCCTGTTAAACACGTAATAAACCTGCCCATCACGTGCCATTTCGCGTACAATTGCCTCTCTAACCATCTCTGAGTTGTATTCAAATACAAATGTTTGAATAGGGGTTCTCTCCATTGGAGCCTCGTCCAACACACTCATATCACGTATTCCAACCAGTGACATATGAAGAGTTCGAGGAATAGGGGTAGCAGATAGCGAAAGGACATCAACTGTCTTCTTCATCTGCTTGATACGTTCCTTATGATTTACACCAAATCGCTGCTCTTCATCTATAATAAGTAGGCCTAAATCCTTGAATTCCACGTCTTTTGAAAGCAATCTGTGAGTACCGATTACGATATCACACATACCATTTTTCAAATCCTGGATTGTCTTTTTCTGCTCTGCGGCACTTCTAAAACGACATAAAAGACCAATATTTACTGGATAGCCACCCATTCTCTGAACGAAATTATTGTAATGCTGCTGAGCTAATATGGTGGTTGGAACCAGATATGCTACCTGTTTTCCCTCCTGAACAGCCTTAAAAGCAGCCCTCATAGCCACCTCAGTCTTGCCAAATCCAACATCTCCGCAGATAAGTCTATCCATTATCTTAGTGGACTGCATGTCTGATTTTACCGCATCAATTGCAGAAAGTTGCCCCTCTGTTTCCTCATAAGGGAAGCTTTCTTCGAATTCCTTCTGCCATATTGTGTCAGGCCCATATACAAATCCATCAGTGTTCTGTCGGAGGGCATATAAATCAACTAACTCCTTTGCAACTACACCAACTGCCGACTGAACCTTCTGTTTTGTTCTTGCCCACTCCTGAGTTCCTGCCCCCAAGGAATTTAGCTTTGGCTTCTTTCCATCAGGTCCTGAGTATTTCTGAATCTGATCAAGCTGACTAGTAAGCACATAGAGATTACTGCCCTTTGCGTACTCAATCTTAATATAATCTCGAATTACACGGTCTAGCTCCATCTGCTCGGTACCCTTATAGACACCCAAGCCGTAATTCTCATGAACCACATAATCTCCGACATGTAAATCTGAGAAGGAAGATATACTCTCACCCTCATACTTTTTGACACGCTTTTTCTTCTTTCTTACATGACCGAATATATCACCGTCAGACAGCATTACAAAGGCAGAATCAGGATAATCAAAGCCTCTTTTAATATTTCCCTGGCATATCATTGTCTCACCAGGATTAATCCTGTGATCCAAATCGGTCGTGAAATATGCATTCAAGCCCTCATCCAAAAGGTCCTCTGCAAGTCTCTGTCCCTTTGTTGCAGAGCTTGTTACCAAAAGTACCTTATATTTACGCTTCTTATACTGGAGAAGCTCCTTGGTCAAAAGCTCGAAGCTGCCATTATACGCATTCACCCCCTGAACAGCTATACTGAAATGATCTGCCGACTTAAGCAGCTTATTCTTGGCATCAAGTACGGACATCAGTGTAATAGGAAATCTCTCCAACTTTCCAAAGACTTCTGCTACGCCATAGAGCATTTCCATCTGCCCCTTCAGCATATAGCCAGCCTCTACACGTCTTGTCATGGCATCAGCGAACTCAGTCTCTGTGACCTCTGCCTTATTAATTACCTTTTGAACCTCATCAATAAATACATAGGTGCCCTTTGGCATAAAATCAGCAAAAGAACCCAGCTTATCACAAAAATAGGTAAGGTTGGTCTCAAGCTCCTGACTTAATCCCCACTCTCTTGTCTCCTCGATTACCCTGTCAGCATAAGTTTTGAGATGATAAGCCTCTTCGGTTTTCATCTCCTTTCTATATGCCTCATAGCGCAGATCTCGCTCCTTTTCGATTTTTGCCAGACCTGCATCAATCTCTTCAGCACTTAATATAAGCTCAACTGCCGGAAAAATTAAAACTGAATTTATATTTTCTATAGACTTCTGATTCGTCGGATCATAGGAGCGAATGCTGTCCACCTCATCACCCCAAAGCTCTATTCGAACTGGTAATTCAGCTGTCAGTGGATATACATCTATAATGCCGCCTCGCACTGCAAACTCACCCGGATGCTCGCAAGTTCCCACATTTTCATAGCCCATTGCCACAAGCTTCCTGCGCAGAGCTTCTAGCTCCACCGTATCAGTATCTGAAACGGCAACCACACCTTCCTCAAAATATGAAAGTGCTGGAAGCTTATTCATCAGCGCATCTATGGTTGTGATAACTGTGCAGGCACTGTTGCTGATAACTGCCTCAATTGCCTGCATTCGCTCACGAGTCAAAGCATTTCCTCTTATATCAGACTGATAAAACAGGAAATCCTTTGCAGGGAAATACACAACATCATTGTCAAAGAAACGGTACTCTTCGTATAGCTCTCGTGCCTTAAGCTCATCACTTGTGACAATCAGTTTATATTTCACATCATGACCAATACCATAAATAAGGTGCGCCTTATCAGCGCACCCTGTAATATCATATATCTTTCCATATTTAAGTAGAGCCTCTCTAAGAGACTCTACTGCTGTAAGTGATTCAAATGGCTCTAAAAATGCTTTCATAAAAATTGAACCTAACTTTAATTTCTTGGAATTTTATTTCAACCATGCGATTGCTTCTGCTCTTTCGATTGCAGCGTCAATGTTTGGCTGGAAGTTTTCTTCGCCTACGATTTTAATAAAGTCAGCCTTCTCCATCATGTGTCTAGGCTGCTCATTAACGTGCGAGAATACCACAGTAACACCCTTCTTCTGTGCACGCTCTACTAAATCTCTAAGTGCACGAAGAGCTGTAACATCAATTGCAGGTACAGAACGCATTCTCATGATAAGTACTTTTGTATAATCCTTTACATCAATACTTTCTGCAAGAGCATCAGATACACCAAAGAAAAGCGGTCCTGTAATCTCGAATACTCGAATTTCCTTTGCAACAGGGCGAAGATCATCTACGAACTCCTCCTCGTCACTCTGGTATGTCCAACCACTGACATGTGTCTCTTCGCTCATTCTCTTGATGAAGAGGATACATGCAACAATCATACCCCACTCAATAGCTACAACAAGATCAAATACTACTGTGAGTACGAATGTAAGCACAAGTACGATTATATCAGACTTTGGCGCATACTTAACTAGTCTTACGAAAGGTCTCCACTGGCACATGTTGTAAGCAACCTGGAAAAGAATAGCTGCAATACATGGCATTGGTATGAACTTAGCATAAGGCATAAGCACTACAAGAATAACAAGTAATGTAATTGAATGAACCATGCCTGCGATTGGTGTACGACCACCATTCTTAATATTTGCAGCTGTTCTTGCGATAGCTCCAGTTGCTGGAATACCGCCGAAAAGAACAGAACCGATATTTCCGATACCCTGACCAATAAGCTCCTGATTACTTCTGTGCTTGCTGTTTACCATACCATCAGCAACTACGGCTGAAAGCAACGACTCAATAGCAGCCAAAATTGCGATTGTAAATGCATTTGGCATTTCATTTCTAATCACCTTAAGTGAAAAATGAGGAACCGAAATACTTGGCAAACCTGCCTTCAAATCTGGGTAAAGAGTTCCGATTGTGTTTACATTAAGCTTAAGTCCCTGAACCATAAGAATTCCAACAAAAACTGCAATAATAGAAGCAGGAACCTTTGAGAAAAACTTAGGCCAAATAATAAGTACTGCAAGACAAACCACACCAACAAGTACTGCTTGCCAGTTGATTGTATCGATATTTACAAAGAAAAGCTTTAGCTTATCCATTGTCTCAATTGGCTTCTCGCCGTGAAAGTCCATTCCAAAGAAATCCTTAAACTGTCCAATGAGAATTGTAACTGCGATACCGGCTGTAAATCCTGTTGTAATAGTGTAAGGGATGAACTTGATAAGTGCACCAGCCTTAACGAGTCCTAAAATAATAAGGATAATACCAGCCATAATAGTTGCGATAATAAGTCCATCCATGCCGTCTTTTGCAATGATTCCGGCAACGATTGTAGCAAATGCCGCTGTTGGTCCGGCAATCTGAACTGTACTACCACCAAAGAATGAAATCAGAAATCCAGCAACGATTGCTGTGTAAAGTCCTGGCTCTGGGCCTACGCCTGATGCCAAAGCCAAGGCAATAGAAAGTGGCAATGCAATGATTGCCACAATAATTCCTGAAACCACATCTTTTAC contains:
- a CDS encoding ABC transporter ATP-binding protein; its protein translation is MSFIIGYVKKYRFRAILAPLFKMLEAIFELLVPLVMAAIINKGIGNSDTHYIIRMSGVLLFLAVVGLVFSITAQFFSAYVAVYSAAEIRRDLFAKILSLSHGMKEKVGEEVLTTRITNDINQIQNGINMVLRLFLRSPFIVVGATIMAFIVDIKSALTFIIVVALLSIIVYVIMKYTLPRYKTIAAKLERVLHATSENLEGARVLRAFCQVENEKTEFDEKTGELARMQIGTGRVSALLNPVTYVVVNIGIVSLIYVAMRRVDEGFILQGDVVALVNYMGQILIELIKLANLIVLLLKAYPSAIRVQEIMEMKSDERCQEKLAEGELIIGGSHQLGALSVKNVSFSYNGGSEYDLEDISLEIPAGSTLGVIGGTGSGKSTLIKLLNHTYDVTKGVIELDGQDISKLEDGHLAWKFGIVPQHASLFHGTVRSNLSMKQREATDDEIKSALKSAQALDFVEAKEGGIDAEVVGKGSNFSGGQRQRLTIARALMGKPEILMLDDSASALDLATESKLRKALNELDWNPTTIIVSQRASSVKDADQIIVLDDGKCVGLGTHEELLDTCETYQEIYYCQFPREEAN
- a CDS encoding peptidyl-prolyl cis-trans isomerase codes for the protein MKNAKLRAAGLAALSAAVIFTGCGKVNPNETLVKIKNGDASETISLGYANFAARYQQSMYDQYLLSYYGEGMWQSDMTGSGSTLEQETKDEVLNQLEEYYLAKAHASDYSISLTDEQTKAIEEAAAKFMTDNSQETLDQMGATEAIVKQYLEDRTYYSLVSAAAKEAAGADIKDDDCWMRSFTYVLFDTNGKKDDDGNLVEYTDEELTNLKAQAKSLSTSEDFDGDVEKLGLSTSSYSYLKGETEDSTMDMSIINAAEALKEGEISSVIQVDGAGYYVLRLDKDHDTDASDNKKESLESDAFNTLMDSWKEAITWTVDEKVWEKVKFDSLFKAVEKEEASEETESTTEETESTEESAEDSDQD
- the mfd gene encoding transcription-repair coupling factor; its protein translation is MKAFLEPFESLTAVESLREALLKYGKIYDITGCADKAHLIYGIGHDVKYKLIVTSDELKARELYEEYRFFDNDVVYFPAKDFLFYQSDIRGNALTRERMQAIEAVISNSACTVITTIDALMNKLPALSYFEEGVVAVSDTDTVELEALRRKLVAMGYENVGTCEHPGEFAVRGGIIDVYPLTAELPVRIELWGDEVDSIRSYDPTNQKSIENINSVLIFPAVELILSAEEIDAGLAKIEKERDLRYEAYRKEMKTEEAYHLKTYADRVIEETREWGLSQELETNLTYFCDKLGSFADFMPKGTYVFIDEVQKVINKAEVTETEFADAMTRRVEAGYMLKGQMEMLYGVAEVFGKLERFPITLMSVLDAKNKLLKSADHFSIAVQGVNAYNGSFELLTKELLQYKKRKYKVLLVTSSATKGQRLAEDLLDEGLNAYFTTDLDHRINPGETMICQGNIKRGFDYPDSAFVMLSDGDIFGHVRKKKKRVKKYEGESISSFSDLHVGDYVVHENYGLGVYKGTEQMELDRVIRDYIKIEYAKGSNLYVLTSQLDQIQKYSGPDGKKPKLNSLGAGTQEWARTKQKVQSAVGVVAKELVDLYALRQNTDGFVYGPDTIWQKEFEESFPYEETEGQLSAIDAVKSDMQSTKIMDRLICGDVGFGKTEVAMRAAFKAVQEGKQVAYLVPTTILAQQHYNNFVQRMGGYPVNIGLLCRFRSAAEQKKTIQDLKNGMCDIVIGTHRLLSKDVEFKDLGLLIIDEEQRFGVNHKERIKQMKKTVDVLSLSATPIPRTLHMSLVGIRDMSVLDEAPMERTPIQTFVFEYNSEMVREAIVREMARDGQVYYVFNRVRGIQDMAAEIEKLVPKSTVGYIHGQMTEAKVEDVMMQFINHEIDVLVATTIIEIGLDISNVNTIIIHDSDNMGLSQLYQLRGRVGRSNRTAYAFLMYKQDKMLKEVAEKRLAAIKEFTDLGSGFKIAMRDLEIRGAGNLLGVEQHGNMTAVGYDLYCKMLNEAVKKEKGEIKEDTFNTSVDINIEAYLPDTYVSNEEQRIDIYKRIAAIDSEEARDDMLDELVDRFGEPKRCVQNLLWVAMLRVKAHDAYVSAIEQKGDIIRIVMFEKAKIDVAQIPALLERNNPHITFAADPKNPAFVFNTKANTRIKPNEVYEYLEDFLLDLKSLKVE
- a CDS encoding SulP family inorganic anion transporter, which translates into the protein MEQFKPMLFSCMKKYSKEQFVKDVVSGIIVAIIALPLSIALALASGVGPEPGLYTAIVAGFLISFFGGSTVQIAGPTAAFATIVAGIIAKDGMDGLIIATIMAGIILIILGLVKAGALIKFIPYTITTGFTAGIAVTILIGQFKDFFGMDFHGEKPIETMDKLKLFFVNIDTINWQAVLVGVVCLAVLIIWPKFFSKVPASIIAVFVGILMVQGLKLNVNTIGTLYPDLKAGLPSISVPHFSLKVIRNEMPNAFTIAILAAIESLLSAVVADGMVNSKHRSNQELIGQGIGNIGSVLFGGIPATGAIARTAANIKNGGRTPIAGMVHSITLLVILVVLMPYAKFIPMPCIAAILFQVAYNMCQWRPFVRLVKYAPKSDIIVLVLTFVLTVVFDLVVAIEWGMIVACILFIKRMSEETHVSGWTYQSDEEEFVDDLRPVAKEIRVFEITGPLFFGVSDALAESIDVKDYTKVLIMRMRSVPAIDVTALRALRDLVERAQKKGVTVVFSHVNEQPRHMMEKADFIKIVGEENFQPNIDAAIERAEAIAWLK